From the genome of Halobellus litoreus, one region includes:
- a CDS encoding McrB family protein: MNIDESSSPRVWIEKTQQEGRRYKQEGELALGKALISPSEDNGGYRRYETLREADIGDIVLHLVQEQYQIVAISVIDSELQEDFEGPPDNRWSEEQAGGGYRRDLRSKEGIEPHIHIYDDILRNEEYTEDLQRICETTDQKIFYTKNLQLNQGHYFTECPPELVEIFAAESSNLRTLLEKHGYTVIGGTEPYSSISEATDAIREQLTDESSDNWIGSALATDVIKEWTTVLRRNSTVENDIDPSDVHVYEQLFDLYNRHIEQLQTQAGRLGVQQITDSSLTPAQVLFVVLIRDLQLQADLTPNFNHVKMDQLLDERFRRPPLEEPTTLPRGRDTIARQLSRVNQLIFHGPPGTGKTYTAREFARWWIARQSEAPTEAQLEVVTFHPSFTYEDFIEGLTARQHNGGVEYAVEAGVFKRLCDRARHTYESHREGESEGSPPPYVLIIDEINRGNLAQIFGEIITLLEPDKRQYATSETATTLPHSNERFTVPPNLYVIGTMNTADRSIALVDAALRRRFRFIHFPPEMTPLEERYGFDGEVELEALATEGDAADSLLALSILAWKQLNARIRDASQLGRGKQLGHSYLLGIDQDDEATEQVAQLVDAWQFEILPLLEEYYFGQFVQIEQQLFDGDAGELLDTDRQEIRAFTAGELATVLAELVGINVVWETPTPSDDSFSNSLGYLAENDVLKIGDELHFDINSMHENPEPQFEPDSDYWVCTVADLGAQKGVRWAYDGELHSLTDLARRIDHDHRDTKRTSYAGHDYWYIPGYDEYSLLELARAIRDGEPIPEQLQSAEL, from the coding sequence ATGAACATTGATGAGTCCTCCTCTCCCCGCGTCTGGATTGAGAAAACCCAGCAGGAGGGCAGGCGCTACAAGCAAGAAGGAGAATTAGCACTCGGAAAAGCACTGATTTCACCGAGCGAAGATAATGGAGGCTACCGGCGGTATGAAACCCTGCGCGAAGCTGATATTGGGGATATCGTTCTCCACCTAGTGCAAGAACAATATCAGATCGTCGCAATTTCTGTTATCGACTCAGAACTACAGGAGGATTTCGAGGGCCCTCCAGATAATCGCTGGAGTGAGGAACAAGCCGGGGGTGGCTATCGTCGTGATCTTCGGTCAAAGGAGGGTATCGAACCGCATATTCACATCTATGATGACATCCTCCGCAATGAGGAATACACCGAGGACCTGCAACGGATTTGTGAGACAACCGATCAGAAAATCTTCTACACAAAGAACCTACAGCTAAATCAAGGGCATTATTTTACCGAGTGCCCCCCGGAGCTCGTTGAGATATTCGCTGCCGAATCATCGAACCTGAGAACGCTACTCGAAAAACACGGCTATACTGTCATCGGAGGCACCGAGCCGTACAGTAGTATTTCCGAGGCGACGGATGCAATCCGAGAGCAGCTCACTGATGAATCCTCTGACAACTGGATTGGCAGCGCGCTTGCGACTGACGTCATTAAAGAGTGGACGACTGTTCTTCGACGCAATTCCACCGTCGAAAACGATATCGATCCAAGCGATGTCCACGTTTATGAGCAGTTGTTTGATCTGTACAATAGGCATATCGAGCAACTCCAAACCCAAGCTGGTCGACTTGGTGTTCAACAGATCACCGACTCCTCGCTGACACCTGCGCAAGTTCTCTTCGTCGTGCTAATTCGAGATCTACAATTACAGGCGGATCTCACTCCAAATTTCAACCACGTGAAGATGGATCAACTACTCGACGAGCGGTTCCGCCGGCCACCGCTGGAAGAGCCGACGACGCTACCGCGAGGACGGGATACGATTGCTCGCCAACTTTCTCGGGTAAATCAACTTATCTTCCATGGCCCGCCGGGGACGGGTAAAACGTACACTGCCCGCGAGTTCGCTCGGTGGTGGATTGCAAGACAGTCGGAGGCGCCGACGGAAGCCCAACTCGAAGTCGTCACTTTCCATCCATCGTTTACGTATGAAGATTTCATCGAGGGCTTGACTGCTCGCCAACACAATGGTGGCGTCGAATATGCGGTTGAGGCCGGTGTGTTCAAGCGGCTCTGTGACCGAGCACGTCATACCTACGAGTCACACCGCGAGGGTGAATCCGAAGGATCGCCACCGCCATACGTCCTTATCATCGACGAAATCAACCGGGGGAATCTCGCTCAGATCTTCGGTGAGATCATCACCCTCCTGGAACCGGATAAACGACAATATGCTACCAGCGAAACCGCCACAACGCTCCCCCACTCGAACGAACGGTTCACCGTCCCACCAAACCTGTATGTAATTGGGACGATGAATACGGCCGACCGATCGATTGCCCTGGTGGACGCGGCGCTGAGACGCCGGTTCCGCTTCATCCATTTCCCGCCGGAGATGACGCCGCTGGAAGAGAGATATGGATTCGACGGTGAGGTTGAATTAGAGGCGCTCGCTACTGAGGGGGATGCGGCCGATTCGCTGCTTGCCCTCTCAATTCTCGCGTGGAAACAGCTGAATGCGCGGATCCGTGATGCATCTCAACTTGGGCGTGGTAAACAGCTCGGCCACTCGTATCTACTCGGGATCGATCAGGACGATGAGGCGACCGAACAGGTCGCCCAGCTCGTTGATGCTTGGCAGTTCGAGATCCTTCCACTTTTGGAGGAATACTACTTTGGGCAGTTCGTCCAGATAGAACAACAGCTGTTCGATGGTGATGCTGGAGAGCTGCTTGATACGGATCGCCAGGAGATTCGCGCATTTACAGCAGGTGAGCTCGCCACCGTACTCGCTGAATTAGTCGGCATCAACGTTGTTTGGGAAACTCCGACGCCATCCGATGACTCTTTCTCGAACTCGCTCGGCTATTTAGCAGAGAATGACGTGTTGAAGATTGGGGATGAGCTCCACTTCGATATTAACAGTATGCACGAGAATCCGGAGCCACAGTTTGAGCCGGACAGCGACTATTGGGTGTGTACGGTTGCAGATCTCGGGGCACAAAAGGGCGTCCGGTGGGCGTATGACGGCGAGCTCCATTCTCTGACTGACCTCGCCCGTCGGATCGATCACGATCATCGCGATACCAAGCGAACCAGTTACGCGGGCCACGACTACTGGTACATCCCTGGGTATGACGAATACTCTCTCCTCGAGCTGGCACGTGCGATTCGAGATGGTGAGCCTATCCCCGAGCAGCTCCAGTCAGCCGAGTTATGA